Proteins found in one Magnetofaba australis IT-1 genomic segment:
- a CDS encoding aldo/keto reductase: MKRRDFLKSTALAGAVGATAGTSAALGGAASAQAAVTGIQKYGTLGKTGLKMSDISFGGGHLPSGSMLLRAMDQGINYIDTAPDYGASESHIGEAMPRIQRDKLIIATKFCRQGAYPGHLPLGTKKAEYIAMVEESLQRMKTDYTDLLFVHAMGEKNDLEGERKRLLDPEMLAAFAVLKQAGKARFLAVSSHGPYNMETLMLEAVNSGHYDVIMPAFNFMKFPRISEVMKTAHSKGIGVVAMKTLAGAKGANLKEPGPFEHAAFKWVLKHPEVAGLVVTIKSRRDLNLYVGASGQAFSAADQRHLDQYAALYGREYCRTGCSDCEASCPAGVPVGHILRYRMYFEDYGQEKQGMAQYAQLETNAEACVACDGQACNAACPHGLPVGGMAAAAHRMLTLA; the protein is encoded by the coding sequence ATGAAACGTCGCGATTTTCTCAAATCCACCGCCCTGGCAGGGGCTGTCGGCGCTACCGCCGGAACCTCCGCCGCTCTGGGCGGCGCCGCCTCCGCGCAGGCCGCCGTCACCGGCATTCAAAAGTATGGAACCCTGGGCAAAACCGGGCTGAAGATGTCCGACATCTCCTTCGGCGGCGGCCATCTGCCGTCGGGCTCCATGCTGCTGCGAGCGATGGATCAGGGCATTAACTACATCGACACCGCGCCCGACTACGGCGCCTCCGAATCCCACATCGGCGAGGCGATGCCACGCATTCAGCGCGACAAACTGATCATCGCCACCAAATTCTGCCGCCAAGGCGCCTACCCGGGGCACCTGCCGCTGGGGACCAAAAAGGCGGAGTACATCGCCATGGTCGAAGAGAGCCTTCAGCGCATGAAGACCGACTACACCGACCTGCTCTTCGTCCACGCCATGGGTGAGAAGAACGATCTGGAGGGCGAGCGCAAACGGTTGTTGGATCCAGAGATGCTGGCGGCGTTTGCCGTCCTCAAACAGGCGGGCAAGGCGCGTTTTCTGGCGGTCTCCTCCCATGGCCCCTACAACATGGAGACGTTGATGCTGGAAGCGGTCAACTCCGGCCACTACGACGTCATCATGCCCGCCTTCAACTTTATGAAATTCCCCCGCATCAGCGAGGTGATGAAAACCGCCCACAGCAAAGGGATCGGCGTGGTGGCGATGAAGACGCTGGCCGGAGCCAAAGGGGCCAACCTCAAGGAGCCCGGTCCGTTTGAGCACGCCGCCTTCAAGTGGGTGCTCAAGCATCCCGAAGTGGCCGGGTTGGTGGTGACCATCAAGAGTCGTCGTGATCTGAATCTCTATGTGGGCGCCTCCGGCCAGGCCTTCAGCGCCGCCGACCAGCGCCATCTGGATCAGTATGCAGCGCTGTATGGCCGCGAATACTGCCGCACCGGCTGTTCGGACTGTGAAGCGAGCTGCCCGGCGGGCGTGCCGGTGGGGCATATCCTGCGCTATCGCATGTACTTCGAGGACTACGGCCAGGAGAAGCAGGGTATGGCCCAATACGCGCAACTGGAGACCAATGCCGAGGCCTGTGTGGCGTGTGATGGTCAAGCCTGCAATGCCGCCTGTCCCCACGGTTTGCCGGTGGGCGGCATGGCGGCGGCGGCGCATCGGATGCTGACCCTGGCGTAA
- a CDS encoding 4Fe-4S binding protein, giving the protein MNMPNIRAIRRIYAIFFFGLFLWLLWILDPQHMKGYETGLILELSPLTAIAGFFTSGTVYLGLAWALPIIFLTLFFGRFFCSWICPLGILNQFSSWLFNRRRPVDQYKNNAYRPIFRLKYYILAGLLILSAFGALQIGLLDPIALLTRSFTVSLYPAINQWGVGPYLNQPIFLGGALISALLIVLILANRFITRYWCRVLCPLGALLGVMSLRAPFRIRRDVDKCTDCNKCLANCQGGCDPHAEHRVSECHACMNCIEDCPEGALHYGLPESRTSAAKPFDINRRRLGEVAVASVVFYPMLKSAVSASTKPQHQTIRPPGSLPEEEFNARCIKCAACMRVCPTNVLQPALLGAGFEGLWTPILVNKIGWCEHHCVLCGQACPTGAIQRISVQEKVGEKPFEKPVKLGTAFFDHGRCLPWSMHTECVVCEEVCPTTPKAIWYKRVELLKRDGSVVKLKQPYMAPDLCIGCGICENKCPVEDYAAVRITSVGETRSKANQMLLKGKS; this is encoded by the coding sequence ATGAACATGCCCAATATCCGCGCCATCCGGCGCATCTACGCCATCTTCTTCTTCGGCCTGTTCCTATGGCTGCTGTGGATCCTCGACCCGCAGCATATGAAAGGCTACGAGACCGGCCTGATCCTGGAGTTGAGCCCGCTCACCGCCATCGCCGGGTTCTTCACCAGCGGCACCGTCTACCTCGGGCTGGCGTGGGCGCTGCCCATCATCTTCCTGACCCTCTTCTTTGGCCGCTTCTTCTGCTCCTGGATCTGCCCGCTGGGCATTCTCAACCAGTTCTCCAGTTGGCTGTTCAACCGCCGCCGCCCGGTGGATCAGTACAAAAACAACGCCTATCGTCCCATCTTCCGGCTCAAATACTACATCCTCGCCGGACTGCTGATTCTCTCCGCCTTCGGCGCGCTGCAGATCGGCCTGCTCGACCCCATCGCGCTGCTGACGCGCTCGTTTACGGTGTCGCTCTATCCGGCCATCAATCAGTGGGGAGTTGGTCCTTACTTGAACCAACCGATCTTCCTGGGCGGGGCGCTGATCAGCGCGCTGCTCATCGTGTTGATTCTGGCCAACCGTTTCATTACCCGCTACTGGTGTCGGGTGCTGTGTCCGTTGGGGGCGCTGCTGGGGGTGATGTCGCTGCGTGCGCCGTTTCGCATCCGTCGCGACGTGGACAAGTGCACCGACTGCAACAAGTGTCTGGCCAACTGCCAGGGCGGCTGCGATCCCCACGCCGAACATCGCGTCTCCGAGTGCCATGCGTGCATGAACTGCATCGAGGATTGCCCAGAAGGCGCGCTGCACTATGGTTTGCCGGAGTCGCGCACCTCAGCGGCCAAACCGTTCGACATCAACCGCCGCCGTTTGGGCGAGGTGGCGGTGGCCTCGGTGGTGTTCTACCCCATGCTCAAGAGCGCGGTCTCCGCCTCCACCAAGCCGCAACACCAGACCATCCGCCCGCCGGGCTCATTGCCGGAAGAGGAGTTCAACGCCCGCTGCATCAAGTGTGCGGCGTGCATGCGGGTCTGCCCCACCAACGTACTGCAACCGGCGCTGCTGGGGGCGGGCTTTGAGGGGCTGTGGACGCCGATTCTGGTCAACAAGATCGGTTGGTGCGAACACCACTGCGTGCTGTGCGGACAGGCGTGTCCGACGGGGGCGATTCAGCGCATCTCGGTGCAGGAGAAGGTGGGCGAGAAGCCGTTTGAGAAACCGGTGAAGTTAGGCACGGCGTTCTTCGACCATGGACGCTGTTTGCCGTGGTCCATGCATACCGAGTGCGTGGTGTGTGAGGAGGTCTGCCCCACCACTCCCAAGGCGATCTGGTACAAGCGGGTGGAATTGCTCAAGCGCGATGGTTCGGTGGTGAAGTTAAAGCAGCCGTATATGGCGCCGGATTTGTGCATTGGCTGCGGGATTTGCGAGAACAAGTGCCCGGTGGAGGATTATGCGGCGGTGCGGATTACCTCGGTGGGCGAGACGCGGTCCAAAGCCAACCAGATGCTGCTCAAAGGCAAGTCGTAA
- a CDS encoding sulfotransferase domain-containing protein has product MPASVEETLQTIANMSTEELIEAGKEAQQMGRFEEGVFLAQEALKREPENSDVLTLLGTLAYRAGRKEEAIKVLAHAVELNPGSPDLLYNLGVVLADQDHAEWAKSCFESVLKIDPMFRGANLQLGRYRIERYEVGEAMEHYRRELEINPGQPQTHFELSQILKHFSRFEEADRHLHMALEREPELAQNAAYHGEHPAELAVADEPQNFLIVSYPKCGTHLISDVAQGITGNPFYWPNEESSNLVTEKLLTEMPDGAFPIGHWYPTESLVAALKERNYRVIIQYRDPRDQLVSFYYHYMDEKATKENYIGNIVRLLPKEQALTLLLAGFNGADDAHTSGSTAIMDNWIQQWIESGVPYQIVTFEQMVEHKAESIDRISRFIGYPMDAARRDAIVEKTAFNKPSATMAANKLPSSFKRKGKSGDWVNHLLPEHKTLFKLLAGQLLVRLGYEKGYVW; this is encoded by the coding sequence ATGCCCGCCTCTGTTGAAGAGACCCTTCAAACCATCGCCAACATGTCGACCGAAGAGCTCATTGAAGCCGGCAAAGAGGCTCAGCAGATGGGCCGCTTCGAAGAGGGCGTATTTCTCGCCCAAGAGGCGCTAAAACGCGAACCGGAAAACTCGGATGTATTAACGCTTCTGGGAACGCTGGCCTATCGCGCAGGACGCAAAGAGGAGGCGATTAAAGTCTTGGCGCACGCCGTGGAGCTCAACCCGGGCTCCCCAGACCTGCTCTACAATTTGGGCGTTGTCCTGGCGGATCAGGATCACGCGGAGTGGGCCAAAAGCTGCTTTGAAAGCGTGCTGAAAATCGACCCGATGTTTCGCGGCGCCAATCTTCAGTTGGGACGCTACAGAATTGAGCGATACGAAGTGGGCGAAGCCATGGAGCACTATCGACGAGAGCTGGAGATCAATCCTGGGCAACCGCAAACACATTTTGAACTCAGCCAGATCCTGAAGCATTTTTCCCGTTTTGAGGAGGCTGATAGGCATCTTCACATGGCCCTGGAGCGCGAGCCTGAGTTGGCGCAGAACGCAGCGTACCATGGAGAGCATCCCGCGGAACTCGCGGTGGCGGATGAACCGCAAAATTTCCTCATTGTCTCCTACCCCAAATGCGGCACGCACCTGATCTCCGACGTGGCCCAGGGCATTACCGGAAACCCCTTCTATTGGCCCAATGAAGAGAGCTCCAACCTGGTGACGGAAAAACTGCTCACTGAGATGCCTGACGGCGCCTTTCCCATCGGCCACTGGTATCCCACCGAGTCGTTGGTGGCGGCGCTCAAAGAGCGTAACTACCGCGTCATCATTCAGTACCGCGACCCGCGCGACCAGTTGGTTTCGTTCTACTACCACTATATGGATGAAAAAGCGACGAAAGAGAACTACATCGGCAACATCGTTCGACTGCTGCCCAAGGAGCAGGCGCTGACTCTGCTGTTAGCCGGGTTCAATGGCGCCGATGACGCCCACACCTCGGGCAGCACAGCGATTATGGATAACTGGATTCAACAGTGGATCGAGTCCGGCGTGCCCTATCAGATTGTCACCTTCGAGCAGATGGTGGAGCACAAAGCCGAAAGCATCGATCGCATCAGCCGTTTTATTGGTTATCCCATGGACGCCGCGCGTCGCGACGCCATTGTGGAGAAGACCGCCTTCAACAAGCCCTCGGCGACCATGGCCGCCAACAAACTGCCCAGCTCATTCAAACGTAAGGGCAAAAGCGGAGATTGGGTGAACCATCTGCTGCCAGAACATAAAACGCTTTTCAAACTGTTGGCTGGGCAGCTCTTGGTCCGTTTGGGGTATGAAAAGGGGTATGTTTGGTAA
- a CDS encoding DUF6599 family protein translates to MPNPVREPPAWLRGGLLALLPLLVVALYVTGQNYDPGLLAFKSEEGAGGGLAAKLTQSPPPGLAVMGAPRAYDKTNLYEYIDGHADAFISAGFQSLTVADYAVDANAPAPDLTADIYHMGTPLQAFGIMMAEVTPDSQSVTMGQMGFVSGGVGLFLHGPYFVRLGAQGPNAANMDFPAAASAVVAALGEADAGKLRELFAFPDLGKVVRTNYVKQDYRGLSFFKGVIDREFERADGGVLTLFLMQGAPAAMTELERALTVYAQEEGLTPQITSESSAKLIVFQDPYEGDWFVYLTTTRAWGGFAKADAALLDPIRQLANELPPFTPAGEKSP, encoded by the coding sequence ATGCCCAACCCCGTTCGCGAACCCCCCGCATGGTTGCGCGGCGGCCTGCTGGCGCTGTTGCCTCTGCTGGTCGTCGCGCTTTATGTGACCGGACAGAACTACGATCCGGGTCTGCTCGCCTTCAAAAGCGAGGAGGGCGCAGGCGGCGGTTTGGCGGCCAAACTCACCCAGTCGCCTCCGCCAGGTCTCGCTGTGATGGGCGCGCCGCGCGCCTACGACAAAACCAACCTGTATGAATACATCGACGGCCACGCCGACGCCTTCATCAGCGCCGGTTTTCAAAGCCTGACCGTGGCCGACTACGCTGTGGACGCCAACGCCCCGGCGCCCGATCTGACCGCCGACATCTACCATATGGGCACGCCGCTGCAGGCGTTTGGCATCATGATGGCCGAGGTGACGCCGGACTCTCAAAGCGTGACCATGGGGCAGATGGGCTTCGTCAGCGGTGGCGTGGGGCTGTTTCTGCATGGTCCCTATTTTGTGCGTTTGGGCGCGCAGGGGCCCAATGCCGCGAACATGGACTTTCCCGCCGCCGCCAGCGCGGTGGTCGCCGCCCTGGGCGAGGCGGATGCAGGCAAGTTGCGTGAGCTGTTCGCCTTCCCGGATCTGGGCAAGGTCGTGCGCACCAACTACGTCAAGCAGGACTATCGCGGCCTGTCGTTCTTCAAAGGGGTGATCGACCGGGAGTTTGAACGGGCCGACGGCGGCGTGCTGACGCTGTTCCTGATGCAGGGCGCGCCCGCCGCCATGACGGAACTGGAACGCGCGTTGACGGTCTATGCCCAAGAGGAGGGGCTTACGCCACAGATCACGTCGGAGTCCAGCGCCAAACTGATCGTTTTCCAGGATCCCTATGAAGGGGACTGGTTCGTCTACCTCACCACCACCCGCGCTTGGGGTGGTTTCGCCAAGGCCGACGCCGCGCTCCTCGATCCCATTCGCCAGCTCGCAAACGAGTTGCCGCCCTTTACACCCGCCGGGGAGAAGTCGCCATGA
- a CDS encoding DUF362 domain-containing protein, with protein MSEAETPTPRRRKKQHSIHDRVVTPQSRRDFLRHTAVTAGLAVGAVGIGLAYRSDQPIARAPKILKVLPDFRVDDAPQYPKLAIIRGQDVPRMTRAAVAQLGGIDRFIKKGDRVVIKPNVGWDRQPEQAANTRPELVAAMVMLCREAGAASVTVTDVSLNDPRRCFFRSGIQAAAQEAGADVWLPGNSDFIDTDMGGKLLTEWPVAAAFHEADKLINLPIVKNHSLCHATLAMKNHYGMIGGRRNQLHQDIHQSIVDLAAAAKPTLTVMDATRVLMRNGPTGGSLADVSIENTLIAGTDEVAMDSFALGFLKLESAQLNYLAMGEARGLGVVDWKSLNPREEQVG; from the coding sequence ATGAGCGAGGCGGAGACGCCAACGCCGCGTCGGCGCAAAAAACAGCACTCCATCCATGATCGCGTGGTTACGCCGCAGAGTCGGCGCGACTTCCTACGCCACACCGCCGTCACCGCCGGTCTGGCGGTGGGCGCGGTGGGGATCGGGCTGGCTTATCGCAGCGATCAGCCCATCGCCCGGGCGCCCAAGATTCTCAAAGTCCTACCGGACTTTCGCGTGGATGACGCGCCGCAATATCCCAAGCTGGCCATCATTCGCGGCCAGGATGTGCCGCGCATGACCCGCGCCGCCGTAGCGCAGTTGGGCGGCATCGATCGCTTTATCAAAAAGGGCGATCGGGTGGTGATCAAACCCAACGTGGGCTGGGACCGGCAACCGGAGCAGGCCGCCAACACCCGCCCGGAGTTGGTGGCGGCCATGGTGATGTTGTGTCGCGAAGCGGGAGCCGCCTCGGTCACGGTTACCGACGTCTCGCTGAACGATCCCCGGCGCTGCTTCTTCCGCTCCGGCATCCAGGCCGCCGCCCAGGAGGCGGGGGCCGATGTGTGGCTACCGGGCAATAGCGACTTCATCGACACCGATATGGGCGGCAAGCTGCTTACCGAGTGGCCGGTGGCGGCGGCGTTCCACGAAGCCGACAAGCTGATCAATCTGCCCATCGTCAAGAACCACTCCCTGTGCCACGCCACCCTGGCGATGAAGAACCACTACGGCATGATTGGCGGACGGCGCAATCAGTTGCACCAGGACATCCATCAATCCATCGTCGATCTGGCCGCCGCCGCCAAGCCGACCCTCACCGTCATGGACGCCACCCGCGTGTTGATGCGCAACGGCCCCACCGGCGGCTCCCTGGCCGACGTCTCCATTGAGAACACCCTCATCGCCGGAACCGATGAAGTGGCCATGGACAGTTTCGCCCTCGGTTTCCTCAAGTTGGAGAGCGCCCAGTTGAACTATCTGGCTATGGGCGAAGCGCGCGGGTTGGGGGTGGTGGATTGGAAATCCCTCAATCCCCGTGAGGAGCAGGTGGGGTAG
- a CDS encoding IS1 family transposase (programmed frameshift): protein MAMITVHCPECGSQNVVKNGKQSNGKPRFRCDNPDCKRRYFQTTYTHKGRQPEVKRQILEMTLNGAGIRDTSRVLGVGRNTITREIKKHRNLTGESSTSAELASDTPVDVVRVDQAEADEMWSYVGSKANPRWIWHAIERQSGRVLAYVFGTRKDAVLKELRKLLEPFGIANLFTDDWGAYHRVPLAPNHFVGKRNTQRIERKHLTWRTRIKRLARKTICFSKCEVMHDTVIGLFINRYEFGLEI from the exons ATGGCCATGATTACCGTGCATTGCCCAGAATGTGGAAGCCAAAACGTTGTAAAGAATGGAAAACAGTCCAATGGGAAGCCGCGCTTCCGCTGCGACAATCCAGACTGTAAACGCCGCTATTTCCAAACGACCTACACCCACAAAGGGCGTCAACCAGAGGTAAAACGTCAAATCCTTGAGATGACTCTTAACGGCGCTGGGATTCGTGACACCTCTCGCGTCCTGGGTGTCGGGCGCAACACCATCACCCGAGAGATAAAAAAACACCGGAATCTCACAGGTGAATCTTCCACTTCT GCTGAACTGGCTTCCGATACGCCGGTCGACGTGGTTCGGGTTGATCAAGCAGAAGCTGATGAAATGTGGTCCTATGTCGGCAGCAAGGCCAACCCTCGATGGATTTGGCATGCCATCGAACGCCAGTCAGGCCGCGTCCTGGCATATGTCTTCGGAACTCGGAAAGATGCTGTGCTCAAAGAGCTGCGTAAACTGCTGGAGCCTTTTGGCATCGCCAACCTGTTTACCGATGATTGGGGCGCTTACCATCGCGTCCCATTGGCCCCAAATCATTTCGTGGGCAAGCGCAACACTCAGCGTATTGAGCGCAAGCATCTGACTTGGCGCACTCGCATCAAGCGACTGGCCAGAAAGACCATCTGCTTCTCCAAATGCGAGGTGATGCACGACACGGTCATTGGCCTGTTTATCAACCGCTACGAGTTTGGTCTGGAAATATAG